In the genome of Sphingomonas naphthae, one region contains:
- a CDS encoding (2Fe-2S)-binding protein, with protein MAAELSLTVVVNGSPYTAQVAPWTTLLDLLREQLDLTGTKKGCDHGQCGACTVLVDGRRINSCLALAITRPGAEVVTIEGLADGEALHPMQAAFLQHDAFQCGYCTPGQICSAVALIAEGHARTREEVAELMSGNLCRCGAYANIADAIMDVIGQEKEA; from the coding sequence ATGGCTGCAGAACTTTCGCTGACCGTAGTCGTCAATGGCAGCCCGTATACCGCGCAAGTGGCGCCGTGGACGACACTCCTCGACCTGTTGCGCGAGCAACTCGACCTCACCGGCACCAAGAAGGGTTGCGATCATGGCCAATGCGGTGCGTGCACGGTGCTGGTGGACGGCCGGCGGATCAACAGCTGCCTTGCGCTCGCGATAACGCGGCCGGGGGCGGAGGTCGTGACGATCGAGGGACTGGCCGATGGCGAGGCTCTCCATCCGATGCAGGCCGCTTTCCTCCAGCACGATGCGTTCCAGTGCGGCTATTGCACGCCCGGGCAGATCTGCTCGGCGGTGGCGCTGATCGCAGAAGGGCACGCGCGGACGCGGGAGGAGGTCGCCGAACTGATGAGCGGCAATCTCTGCCGGTGCGGCGCCTACGCGAACATAGCAGACGCCATCATGGATGTGATCGGGCAGGAGAAGGAGGCATGA
- a CDS encoding FAD binding domain-containing protein: MTPFAYARAGDLAEAVALGAEPGTRFVAGGTNLVDLMKYFVEAPPRVVDINALSLRAIEDLDGGGLRLGGLATNADTAHDPRVQARYPVLASAILAGASAQLRNAATNGGNLNQRTRCYYFYAIDTPCNKRAPGSGCGAIGGFNRIHAIQGASEHCIATHPSDMCVALLALDATVRVTGPGGERVIAIDDYHRLPGDEPWRDTTLQPGEIVTAIDLPAEGYAAHHSYLKMRDRQSYAFALVSVAAVMRVEDGVIREGRIAMGGMAHKPWRVAQADALLAGKPVDDDFADVADALMTGARGYGANDFKLELAPATIRRACRQAAGGTPQIQSDKRIV; encoded by the coding sequence ATGACGCCCTTCGCTTACGCGCGCGCCGGTGATCTGGCCGAGGCGGTGGCGTTAGGGGCCGAACCGGGGACGCGTTTCGTTGCGGGCGGCACCAACCTTGTCGACCTGATGAAGTATTTCGTTGAGGCGCCGCCGCGCGTGGTCGACATCAACGCGCTGTCGCTGCGAGCGATCGAGGACCTTGATGGCGGCGGGCTGCGCCTAGGCGGGCTCGCGACCAACGCGGACACGGCCCACGATCCGCGCGTGCAGGCGCGCTATCCGGTGCTCGCCAGCGCGATCCTGGCGGGCGCCAGCGCACAGCTTCGCAATGCGGCGACCAACGGAGGCAATCTGAACCAGCGCACCCGCTGCTATTATTTCTACGCCATCGACACGCCCTGCAACAAGCGCGCGCCGGGGTCGGGCTGCGGCGCGATCGGCGGCTTCAACCGCATCCACGCGATCCAAGGCGCGAGCGAGCACTGCATCGCGACGCACCCGTCGGACATGTGTGTTGCGCTGCTGGCGCTCGACGCGACAGTGCGTGTGACCGGGCCGGGCGGCGAGCGCGTCATCGCGATCGACGACTACCACCGGCTGCCGGGCGACGAGCCATGGCGCGATACCACCCTCCAGCCCGGCGAGATCGTCACCGCGATCGACCTGCCCGCAGAGGGGTATGCCGCGCACCACAGCTACCTGAAGATGCGCGACCGCCAGTCCTATGCGTTCGCGCTAGTCTCGGTGGCGGCCGTGATGCGAGTGGAGGACGGCGTGATCCGCGAGGGCAGGATCGCGATGGGCGGCATGGCGCACAAGCCGTGGCGCGTGGCGCAAGCCGACGCGCTGCTCGCCGGAAAGCCGGTCGATGACGACTTCGCCGACGTGGCCGACGCGCTGATGACCGGCGCCCGCGGCTATGGCGCCAACGACTTCAAGCTGGAACTCGCGCCGGCCACCATTCGCCGCGCCTGCAGGCAGGCTGCGGGTGGCACGCCCCAGATCCAATCCGACAAGCGCATCGTCTGA
- a CDS encoding helix-turn-helix domain-containing protein has translation MFEDVVRASHQLPGKLTLCSLANGWTSLLLRRYIEPAHVEPFETTPIPYQSTVLVKSGATTIESFAAGRWRKANYVPGDLGMVPPGEGARLRWGGRQRHETLQVFLPEALLEQAVADLHDHLGGRRPSLDSLSMREGLVESVVLALEHGVEAGYPAIYADSAAHFLALHLLAFGADRARSHSGGDLQMRRAEEYMRTHLAQPITLSDIAEVIGCSTFQLIRLTKRLRGQTPIRYLGELRMECAERLLRESGMSAVQVSLRCGFTNPSHFATAFRRRFGVSPREFRSQTT, from the coding sequence TTGTTCGAGGACGTGGTGCGCGCTTCGCACCAGCTGCCAGGCAAGCTGACGCTTTGCAGTCTGGCCAACGGCTGGACCTCGTTGCTGCTGCGCCGTTACATCGAGCCGGCCCATGTCGAACCATTCGAGACGACGCCTATCCCCTATCAATCGACCGTGTTGGTGAAGTCGGGCGCCACCACTATCGAAAGCTTTGCCGCCGGGCGATGGCGCAAGGCAAACTACGTTCCAGGCGACCTTGGCATGGTGCCGCCAGGAGAAGGGGCCCGCCTGCGCTGGGGCGGGCGCCAGCGACATGAGACGCTGCAGGTGTTCCTGCCCGAGGCCCTGCTGGAGCAAGCCGTAGCCGATCTCCACGATCATCTGGGCGGCCGCCGTCCGAGTCTTGACAGCCTGTCCATGCGCGAGGGGCTGGTCGAGTCCGTGGTGCTGGCGCTCGAACATGGCGTCGAAGCCGGGTATCCCGCAATCTATGCCGATAGCGCGGCGCACTTTCTTGCCTTGCACCTCCTGGCGTTCGGTGCCGATCGCGCCCGCAGTCACTCAGGTGGCGACCTCCAGATGCGGCGCGCGGAGGAGTACATGCGCACGCACCTGGCGCAGCCGATCACGCTGTCAGACATCGCCGAAGTCATCGGCTGCAGCACGTTTCAATTGATCCGGCTAACCAAGCGCCTCCGCGGCCAGACGCCCATCCGTTACCTCGGCGAGCTACGGATGGAATGCGCGGAGCGCCTGCTGCGCGAGAGCGGCATGAGCGCTGTCCAGGTCTCGCTCCGGTGCGGCTTCACCAATCCCTCGCACTTCGCGACCGCGTTCCGCCGACGCTTCGGCGTGTCTCCGCGGGAGTTTCGGTCGCAGACTACGTGA